A window from Acinonyx jubatus isolate Ajub_Pintada_27869175 chromosome E1, VMU_Ajub_asm_v1.0, whole genome shotgun sequence encodes these proteins:
- the GABARAP gene encoding gamma-aminobutyric acid receptor-associated protein, which translates to MKFVYKEEHPFEKRRSEGEKIRKKYPDRVPVIVEKAPKARIGDLDKKKYLVPSDLTVGQFYFLIRKRIHLRAEDALFFFVNNVIPPTSATMGQLYQEHHEEDFFLYIAYSDESVYGL; encoded by the exons ATGAAGTTCGTGTATAAAGAGGAGCATCCGTTCGAGAAGCGCCGCTCTGAGGGCGAGAAGATCCGAAAGAAATACCCGGACCGGGTTCCG GTGATTGTAGAAAAGGCTCCCAAAGCTCGGATAGGAGACCTGGACAAGAAGAAATATCTGGTGCCTTCTGATCTCACAG TTGGTCAGTTCTACTTCTTGATTCGGAAGCGAATTCATCTCCGAGCTGAGGAtgccttgtttttctttgtcaacaATGTCATTCCACCCACCAGTGCCACAATGGGTCAGCTGTACCAG gAACATCACGAAGAAGACTTCTTTCTATACATCGCCTACAGTGATGAAAGCGTCTACGGTCTGTGA
- the CTDNEP1 gene encoding CTD nuclear envelope phosphatase 1 isoform X2, producing MMRTQCLLGLRTFVAFAAKLWSFFIYLLRRQIRTIIQYQTVRYDILPLSPVSRNRLGQVKRKILVLDLDETLIHSHHDGVLRPTVRPGTPPDFILKVVIDKHPVRFFVHKRPHVDFFLEVVSQWYELVVFTASMEIYGSAVADKLDNSRSILKRRYYRQHCTLELGSYIKDLSVVHSDLSSIVILDNSPGAYRSHPDNAIPIKSWFSDPSDTALLNLLPMLDALRFTADVRSVLSRNLHQHRLW from the exons ATGATGCGGACGCAGTGTCTGCTGGGGCTGCGCACGTTCGTGGCCTTCGCCGCCAAGCTCTGGAGCTTCTTCATTTACCTTTTGCGGAGGCAGATCCGCACG aTAATTCAGTACCAAACTGTTCGCTATGATATCCTTCCCTTATCTCCCGTGTCCCGGAATCGGCTAG GCCAGGTGAAGAGGAAGATCCTGGTGCTGGATCTGGATGAGACACTTATCCACTCCCATCACGATGGGGTCCTGAGGCCTACCGTCCGGCCTGGAACGCCTCCCGACTTCATCCTTAAG GTGGTAATAGACAAACATCCCGTCCGGTTTTTTGTACATAAGAGGCCCCATGTGGATTTCTTCTTAGAAGTG GTGAGCCAGTGGTACGAGCTGGTGGTGTTCACAGCAAGCATGGAGATTTACGGCTCTGCTGTGGCAGATAAACTGGACAATAGCAGAAGCATTCTCAAGAGGAGATACTACAGACAG CACTGCACTTTGGAACTGGGCAGCTACATCAAGGACCTCTCCGTGGTCCACAGCGACCTCTCCAGCATCGTGATCCTGGATAACTCCCCAGGGGCCtaccggagccacccag ACAACGCCATCCCCATCAAATCGTGGTTCAGTGACCCCAGCGACACCGCCCTCCTCAACCTGCTTCCCATGCTGGACGCCCTCAG GTTCACCGCCGATGTTCGTTCTGTGCTGAGCCGAAACCTTCACCAACACAGGCTCTGGTGA
- the CTDNEP1 gene encoding CTD nuclear envelope phosphatase 1 isoform X1: MMRTQCLLGLRTFVAFAAKLWSFFIYLLRRQIRTIIQYQTVRYDILPLSPVSRNRLGQVKRKILVLDLDETLIHSHHDGVLRPTVRPGTPPDFILKVVIDKHPVRFFVHKRPHVDFFLEVVSQWYELVVFTASMEIYGSAVADKLDNSRSILKRRYYRQRGPTLQHCTLELGSYIKDLSVVHSDLSSIVILDNSPGAYRSHPDNAIPIKSWFSDPSDTALLNLLPMLDALRFTADVRSVLSRNLHQHRLW, from the exons ATGATGCGGACGCAGTGTCTGCTGGGGCTGCGCACGTTCGTGGCCTTCGCCGCCAAGCTCTGGAGCTTCTTCATTTACCTTTTGCGGAGGCAGATCCGCACG aTAATTCAGTACCAAACTGTTCGCTATGATATCCTTCCCTTATCTCCCGTGTCCCGGAATCGGCTAG GCCAGGTGAAGAGGAAGATCCTGGTGCTGGATCTGGATGAGACACTTATCCACTCCCATCACGATGGGGTCCTGAGGCCTACCGTCCGGCCTGGAACGCCTCCCGACTTCATCCTTAAG GTGGTAATAGACAAACATCCCGTCCGGTTTTTTGTACATAAGAGGCCCCATGTGGATTTCTTCTTAGAAGTG GTGAGCCAGTGGTACGAGCTGGTGGTGTTCACAGCAAGCATGGAGATTTACGGCTCTGCTGTGGCAGATAAACTGGACAATAGCAGAAGCATTCTCAAGAGGAGATACTACAGACAG CGTGGCCCTACCCTCCAGCACTGCACTTTGGAACTGGGCAGCTACATCAAGGACCTCTCCGTGGTCCACAGCGACCTCTCCAGCATCGTGATCCTGGATAACTCCCCAGGGGCCtaccggagccacccag ACAACGCCATCCCCATCAAATCGTGGTTCAGTGACCCCAGCGACACCGCCCTCCTCAACCTGCTTCCCATGCTGGACGCCCTCAG GTTCACCGCCGATGTTCGTTCTGTGCTGAGCCGAAACCTTCACCAACACAGGCTCTGGTGA
- the ELP5 gene encoding elongator complex protein 5 isoform X1 — MGAGRGKPRALPTRPQYRASAEGGSGADPGGEAGPAWSGVGGAGDVSRPRVSGRRTGSCGLLPLPPTTAPNGSSGPSRDSVEWEGRSLLKALIKKAALGGEQVHILGCEVSEEEFRAGFDSSINSRLVYYDLFRDPLNWAQTGEALPGGPLGALQAMCERTDPGPVTVALDSLSWLLLRLPCAALCQALCAMSRQHACRGGGPAAEQLCVLGLLHRELHGPGPMGALSSLAQAEVTLSGTAGQASAHMLRRRPRQRPTLETLWFSVLPDLSLDLQGGPPLESQPHPDPHTPQVDPASHLTFNLHLSKREREAKDSLTLPFQFSSEKQQALLRPGPSPATSRIFYEPDAFDDLDPEDPDGDLDV, encoded by the exons ATGGGGGCGGGTAGAGGAAAGCCGAGAGCGCTCCCAACAAGGCCGCAGTATCGCGCAAGCGCGGAAGGTGGCAGCGGGGCGGACCCCGGGGGCGAGGCGGGCCCCGCCTGGAGCGGCGTGGGCGGGGCGGGTGACGTCTCTCGTCCCCGGGTGTCGGGCCGTCGGACGGGCTCGTGCGGCCTCCTACCCCTCCCGCCGACAACTGCCCCCAACGGCTCTTCTGGCCCCAGTCGTG ACTCCGTGGAGTGGGAGGGGCGCAGTCTCTTGAAGGCGCTTATCAAGAAAGCTGCGCTGGG TGGGGAGCAGGTCCACATCCTGGGCTGTGAAGTGAGCGAGGAAGAGTTTCGTGCAGGTTTTGACTCCAGTATCAACAGCCG GCTGGTTTACTATGACCTCTTCAGAGACCCGCTCAACTGGGCACAGACTGGGGAAGCCCTTCCGGGGGGACCCCTGGGAGCCTTGCAGGCCATGTGCGAGAGGACGGACCCTGGTCCTGTCACTGTGGCTCTCGATTCACTGAGCTGGCTGCTGCTGCGTCTTCCCTGTGCCGCCCTCTGCCAGGCCCTCTGTGCCATGAGCCGTCAGCACGCCTGCCGTG GTGGCGGCCCCGCAGCGGAGCAGCTGTGCGTGCTAGGCCTGCTGCACCGAGAGCTCCACGGCCCGGGCCCCATGGGAGCGTTGAGCAGCCTTGCCCAGGCCGAGGTGACCCTGAGTGGTACAGCGGGCCAGGCCTCGGCCCACATGCTCCGTCGGAGGCCCCGACAGCGCCCAACCCTCGAG ACTCTGTGGTTCTCCGTCCTGCCTGACTTGAGCCTGGATCTCCAAGGGGGACCCCCGCTAgagtcccagccccacccagaTCCTCACACACCGCAG GTGGACCCTGCCTCCCACTTGACCTTTAACCTCCACCTGTCCAAGAGAGAGCGAGAAGCCAAGGATAGCCTGACGCTGCCTTTCCAGTTCAGCTCCGAAAA acaGCAGGCTCTGCTGCGCCCTGGGCCCAGCCCTGCTACCAGCCGCATCTTCTATGAGCCAGACGCGTTCGATGACCTGGACCCAGAAGACCCAGATGGTGACCTGGATGTTTGA
- the ELP5 gene encoding elongator complex protein 5 isoform X2, which yields MGAGRGKPRALPTRPQYRASAEGGSGADPGGEAGPAWSGVGGAGDVSRPRVSGRRTGSCGLLPLPPTTAPNGSSGPSRDSVEWEGRSLLKALIKKAALGLVYYDLFRDPLNWAQTGEALPGGPLGALQAMCERTDPGPVTVALDSLSWLLLRLPCAALCQALCAMSRQHACRGGGPAAEQLCVLGLLHRELHGPGPMGALSSLAQAEVTLSGTAGQASAHMLRRRPRQRPTLETLWFSVLPDLSLDLQGGPPLESQPHPDPHTPQVDPASHLTFNLHLSKREREAKDSLTLPFQFSSEKQQALLRPGPSPATSRIFYEPDAFDDLDPEDPDGDLDV from the exons ATGGGGGCGGGTAGAGGAAAGCCGAGAGCGCTCCCAACAAGGCCGCAGTATCGCGCAAGCGCGGAAGGTGGCAGCGGGGCGGACCCCGGGGGCGAGGCGGGCCCCGCCTGGAGCGGCGTGGGCGGGGCGGGTGACGTCTCTCGTCCCCGGGTGTCGGGCCGTCGGACGGGCTCGTGCGGCCTCCTACCCCTCCCGCCGACAACTGCCCCCAACGGCTCTTCTGGCCCCAGTCGTG ACTCCGTGGAGTGGGAGGGGCGCAGTCTCTTGAAGGCGCTTATCAAGAAAGCTGCGCTGGG GCTGGTTTACTATGACCTCTTCAGAGACCCGCTCAACTGGGCACAGACTGGGGAAGCCCTTCCGGGGGGACCCCTGGGAGCCTTGCAGGCCATGTGCGAGAGGACGGACCCTGGTCCTGTCACTGTGGCTCTCGATTCACTGAGCTGGCTGCTGCTGCGTCTTCCCTGTGCCGCCCTCTGCCAGGCCCTCTGTGCCATGAGCCGTCAGCACGCCTGCCGTG GTGGCGGCCCCGCAGCGGAGCAGCTGTGCGTGCTAGGCCTGCTGCACCGAGAGCTCCACGGCCCGGGCCCCATGGGAGCGTTGAGCAGCCTTGCCCAGGCCGAGGTGACCCTGAGTGGTACAGCGGGCCAGGCCTCGGCCCACATGCTCCGTCGGAGGCCCCGACAGCGCCCAACCCTCGAG ACTCTGTGGTTCTCCGTCCTGCCTGACTTGAGCCTGGATCTCCAAGGGGGACCCCCGCTAgagtcccagccccacccagaTCCTCACACACCGCAG GTGGACCCTGCCTCCCACTTGACCTTTAACCTCCACCTGTCCAAGAGAGAGCGAGAAGCCAAGGATAGCCTGACGCTGCCTTTCCAGTTCAGCTCCGAAAA acaGCAGGCTCTGCTGCGCCCTGGGCCCAGCCCTGCTACCAGCCGCATCTTCTATGAGCCAGACGCGTTCGATGACCTGGACCCAGAAGACCCAGATGGTGACCTGGATGTTTGA
- the ELP5 gene encoding elongator complex protein 5 isoform X5, whose product MGAGRGKPRALPTRPQYRASAEGGSGADPGGEAGPAWSGVGGAGDVSRPRVSGRRTGSCGLLPLPPTTAPNGSSGPSRDSVEWEGRSLLKALIKKAALGGEQVHILGCEVSEEEFRAGFDSSINSRLVYYDLFRDPLNWAQTGEALPGGPLGALQAMCERTDPGPVTVALDSLSWLLLRLPCAALCQALCAMSRQHACRGGGPAAEQLCVLGLLHRELHGPGPMGALSSLAQAEVTLSGTAGQASAHMLRRRPRQRPTLEVRRTPGKH is encoded by the exons ATGGGGGCGGGTAGAGGAAAGCCGAGAGCGCTCCCAACAAGGCCGCAGTATCGCGCAAGCGCGGAAGGTGGCAGCGGGGCGGACCCCGGGGGCGAGGCGGGCCCCGCCTGGAGCGGCGTGGGCGGGGCGGGTGACGTCTCTCGTCCCCGGGTGTCGGGCCGTCGGACGGGCTCGTGCGGCCTCCTACCCCTCCCGCCGACAACTGCCCCCAACGGCTCTTCTGGCCCCAGTCGTG ACTCCGTGGAGTGGGAGGGGCGCAGTCTCTTGAAGGCGCTTATCAAGAAAGCTGCGCTGGG TGGGGAGCAGGTCCACATCCTGGGCTGTGAAGTGAGCGAGGAAGAGTTTCGTGCAGGTTTTGACTCCAGTATCAACAGCCG GCTGGTTTACTATGACCTCTTCAGAGACCCGCTCAACTGGGCACAGACTGGGGAAGCCCTTCCGGGGGGACCCCTGGGAGCCTTGCAGGCCATGTGCGAGAGGACGGACCCTGGTCCTGTCACTGTGGCTCTCGATTCACTGAGCTGGCTGCTGCTGCGTCTTCCCTGTGCCGCCCTCTGCCAGGCCCTCTGTGCCATGAGCCGTCAGCACGCCTGCCGTG GTGGCGGCCCCGCAGCGGAGCAGCTGTGCGTGCTAGGCCTGCTGCACCGAGAGCTCCACGGCCCGGGCCCCATGGGAGCGTTGAGCAGCCTTGCCCAGGCCGAGGTGACCCTGAGTGGTACAGCGGGCCAGGCCTCGGCCCACATGCTCCGTCGGAGGCCCCGACAGCGCCCAACCCTCGAGGTCAGGAGAACCCCAGGGAAGCACTAA
- the ELP5 gene encoding elongator complex protein 5 isoform X4: MESVLALRGLVLLRDSVEWEGRSLLKALIKKAALGLVYYDLFRDPLNWAQTGEALPGGPLGALQAMCERTDPGPVTVALDSLSWLLLRLPCAALCQALCAMSRQHACRGGGPAAEQLCVLGLLHRELHGPGPMGALSSLAQAEVTLSGTAGQASAHMLRRRPRQRPTLETLWFSVLPDLSLDLQGGPPLESQPHPDPHTPQVDPASHLTFNLHLSKREREAKDSLTLPFQFSSEKQQALLRPGPSPATSRIFYEPDAFDDLDPEDPDGDLDV; encoded by the exons ATGGAGTCGGTGCTGGCTCTGCGCGGCCTGGTGCTGCTGCGGG ACTCCGTGGAGTGGGAGGGGCGCAGTCTCTTGAAGGCGCTTATCAAGAAAGCTGCGCTGGG GCTGGTTTACTATGACCTCTTCAGAGACCCGCTCAACTGGGCACAGACTGGGGAAGCCCTTCCGGGGGGACCCCTGGGAGCCTTGCAGGCCATGTGCGAGAGGACGGACCCTGGTCCTGTCACTGTGGCTCTCGATTCACTGAGCTGGCTGCTGCTGCGTCTTCCCTGTGCCGCCCTCTGCCAGGCCCTCTGTGCCATGAGCCGTCAGCACGCCTGCCGTG GTGGCGGCCCCGCAGCGGAGCAGCTGTGCGTGCTAGGCCTGCTGCACCGAGAGCTCCACGGCCCGGGCCCCATGGGAGCGTTGAGCAGCCTTGCCCAGGCCGAGGTGACCCTGAGTGGTACAGCGGGCCAGGCCTCGGCCCACATGCTCCGTCGGAGGCCCCGACAGCGCCCAACCCTCGAG ACTCTGTGGTTCTCCGTCCTGCCTGACTTGAGCCTGGATCTCCAAGGGGGACCCCCGCTAgagtcccagccccacccagaTCCTCACACACCGCAG GTGGACCCTGCCTCCCACTTGACCTTTAACCTCCACCTGTCCAAGAGAGAGCGAGAAGCCAAGGATAGCCTGACGCTGCCTTTCCAGTTCAGCTCCGAAAA acaGCAGGCTCTGCTGCGCCCTGGGCCCAGCCCTGCTACCAGCCGCATCTTCTATGAGCCAGACGCGTTCGATGACCTGGACCCAGAAGACCCAGATGGTGACCTGGATGTTTGA
- the ELP5 gene encoding elongator complex protein 5 isoform X3: protein MESVLALRGLVLLRDSVEWEGRSLLKALIKKAALGGEQVHILGCEVSEEEFRAGFDSSINSRLVYYDLFRDPLNWAQTGEALPGGPLGALQAMCERTDPGPVTVALDSLSWLLLRLPCAALCQALCAMSRQHACRGGGPAAEQLCVLGLLHRELHGPGPMGALSSLAQAEVTLSGTAGQASAHMLRRRPRQRPTLETLWFSVLPDLSLDLQGGPPLESQPHPDPHTPQVDPASHLTFNLHLSKREREAKDSLTLPFQFSSEKQQALLRPGPSPATSRIFYEPDAFDDLDPEDPDGDLDV, encoded by the exons ATGGAGTCGGTGCTGGCTCTGCGCGGCCTGGTGCTGCTGCGGG ACTCCGTGGAGTGGGAGGGGCGCAGTCTCTTGAAGGCGCTTATCAAGAAAGCTGCGCTGGG TGGGGAGCAGGTCCACATCCTGGGCTGTGAAGTGAGCGAGGAAGAGTTTCGTGCAGGTTTTGACTCCAGTATCAACAGCCG GCTGGTTTACTATGACCTCTTCAGAGACCCGCTCAACTGGGCACAGACTGGGGAAGCCCTTCCGGGGGGACCCCTGGGAGCCTTGCAGGCCATGTGCGAGAGGACGGACCCTGGTCCTGTCACTGTGGCTCTCGATTCACTGAGCTGGCTGCTGCTGCGTCTTCCCTGTGCCGCCCTCTGCCAGGCCCTCTGTGCCATGAGCCGTCAGCACGCCTGCCGTG GTGGCGGCCCCGCAGCGGAGCAGCTGTGCGTGCTAGGCCTGCTGCACCGAGAGCTCCACGGCCCGGGCCCCATGGGAGCGTTGAGCAGCCTTGCCCAGGCCGAGGTGACCCTGAGTGGTACAGCGGGCCAGGCCTCGGCCCACATGCTCCGTCGGAGGCCCCGACAGCGCCCAACCCTCGAG ACTCTGTGGTTCTCCGTCCTGCCTGACTTGAGCCTGGATCTCCAAGGGGGACCCCCGCTAgagtcccagccccacccagaTCCTCACACACCGCAG GTGGACCCTGCCTCCCACTTGACCTTTAACCTCCACCTGTCCAAGAGAGAGCGAGAAGCCAAGGATAGCCTGACGCTGCCTTTCCAGTTCAGCTCCGAAAA acaGCAGGCTCTGCTGCGCCCTGGGCCCAGCCCTGCTACCAGCCGCATCTTCTATGAGCCAGACGCGTTCGATGACCTGGACCCAGAAGACCCAGATGGTGACCTGGATGTTTGA
- the CLDN7 gene encoding claudin-7, translating into MANSGLQLLGFALALLGWVGLVAATAIPQWQMSSYAGDNIITAQAMYKGLWMDCVTQSTGMMSCKMYDSVLALPAAIQATRALMVVSLVLGFLAMFVATMGMKCTSCGGDDKVKKARIAMTGGIVFIVAGLAALVACSWYGHQIVTDFYNPLVPMNLKYEFGPAIFIGWAGSALVILGGALLSCSCPGSDSKAGYRAPRSYPKPNSAKEYV; encoded by the exons ATGGCCAATTCGGGCCTGCAGCTGCTGGGCTTTGCCTTGGCCCTGCTGGGCTGGGTGGGCCTGGTGGCGGCCACCGCCATCCCGCAGTGGCAGATGAGCTCGTACGCGGGCGACAACATCATCACGGCCCAGGCCATGTACAAGGGGCTGTGGATGGACTGCGTCACGCAGAGCACGGGCATGATGAGCTGCAAGATGTACGACTCGGTGCTCGCCCTGCCGG CGGCCATACAGGCCACCCGAGCCCTCATGGTGGTGTCCCTGGTGCTGGGCTTCCTGGCCATGTTCGTGGCCACGATGGGCATGAAGTGTACAAGCTGCGGGGGAGACGACAAAGTGAAGAAGGCCCGGATAGCCATGACCGGAGGCATCGTTTTCATCGTGGCAG GTCTTGCTGCCTTGGTAGCTTGTTCCTGGTATGGCCACCAGATTGTCACAGACTTTTATAACCCGTTGGTCCCCATGAATCTGAA GTACGAGTTCGGTCCTGCCATCTTCATTGGCTGGGCGGGGTCGGCTCTGGTCATCCTGGGAGGCGCCCTGCTCTCTTGCTCCTGTCCCGGGAGTGACAGCAAAGCTGGGTACCGTGCACCCCGCTCCTACCCCAAGCCCAACTCTGCCAAGGAGTATGTGTGA